A stretch of Myceligenerans xiligouense DNA encodes these proteins:
- a CDS encoding ClpP family protease: protein MTDSQTIPLDDHLAARLLHQRIVVIGQEIDDPLANRVTAQLLLLSAEDQDADIALYINSPGGSITAGMGVYDTMQLLPNDIATVALGFAGSMAQVLLTAGSAGKRYALPHARIMMHQPLGGIGGTVSDITTQAENLKHTKQVVTRILADHTGQPPETIAADSDRDRWFTAEQAQAYGIVDKVVNQVGDVRPTGHGRRAGL, encoded by the coding sequence ATGACCGACAGCCAGACCATTCCCCTTGACGACCATCTCGCCGCGCGCCTGCTGCACCAGCGGATCGTGGTGATCGGGCAGGAGATCGACGACCCCCTGGCGAACCGCGTGACCGCGCAGCTCCTGCTGCTGTCCGCCGAGGACCAGGACGCGGACATCGCGCTCTACATCAACTCCCCCGGCGGCTCCATCACCGCCGGTATGGGCGTGTACGACACGATGCAGCTCCTGCCGAACGACATCGCGACCGTGGCACTCGGGTTCGCCGGATCCATGGCGCAGGTGCTCCTCACCGCCGGGAGCGCGGGCAAGCGGTACGCGCTCCCGCACGCGCGCATCATGATGCACCAGCCGCTCGGCGGGATCGGCGGAACCGTGTCCGACATCACGACGCAGGCCGAGAACCTCAAACACACCAAGCAGGTGGTGACCCGGATACTGGCCGATCACACCGGTCAGCCACCCGAGACGATCGCGGCCGACTCCGACCGCGACCGCTGGTTCACCGCCGAGCAGGCGCAGGCCTACGGGATCGTGGACAAGGTCGTGAACCAGGTCGGAGACGTCCGCCCGACGGGGCACGGGCGACGAGCAGGGCTCTGA
- a CDS encoding helix-turn-helix domain-containing protein — protein MGKILRRARTAQRRTLSDVAAEARVSTAYLSEVERGRKEASSEVLAAVCGALGMRLADLVEQAWADLALATARAGDEHRIRVLSSRARRNHAGFVAPEGRGDAGLTRVPGPAVRDAGPARDGVLLAA, from the coding sequence GTGGGCAAGATCCTGCGGCGCGCTCGCACGGCGCAGCGCCGTACGTTGTCCGATGTCGCCGCCGAGGCGCGGGTCTCGACCGCATATCTGTCCGAGGTGGAACGTGGGCGCAAGGAAGCCTCGTCCGAGGTGCTGGCCGCCGTGTGCGGGGCGCTCGGGATGAGGCTGGCCGATCTCGTCGAGCAGGCGTGGGCGGACCTGGCCCTCGCAACCGCCCGGGCCGGCGACGAACACCGCATCCGTGTGCTCTCCTCCCGGGCGCGCCGCAACCACGCCGGCTTCGTCGCTCCGGAGGGACGCGGGGACGCGGGCCTCACCCGCGTCCCGGGCCCGGCTGTCCGCGACGCCGGCCCGGCCCGGGACGGCGTCCTGCTCGCTGCCTAG
- a CDS encoding BTAD domain-containing putative transcriptional regulator has translation MTTAAGVEVTVPGTKVRALLVALLSARRRRISAPDLVQELWQADEPQRPLRTLQSKVSQLRKALSEAEPGAGDLVVGDHGGYMLDAEPGTVDLDRFDQCMEDAYGRDDAGARARAFEGVLALWDGSYEHQYRWAGNGYDALILRCESQRLQAREELLDAWLAAGRAEQVVAEAPVLVSQYPERERITVSLMGALHVCGRQTEALELFRRQAKRLRDELGLEPGPEMSRMHQAILRQDADIGVGRPLRGPALRPSARTNLPRHMTALVGRGAETSWVRAALRTRRLVTLTGPGGVGKTRLAVEASRTTVRDHPDGVWLADLSHVDGSDGDAVQRIVGYLADLLGLGEPQRGAPPLEWLAGALFDSRVLLVLDNCEQVRDACAELARAMVEQTPEARILATSREPLGVPGELVHAVAPLGIPEAAGSDLLAWPAVRLLVDRARDSDPAFDPRAADPDALLEICRRLNGIPLAIELVAPRLRAIAAEEMVRWLDDEMWLIEVELSHLPARQRSMWAAVEWSWRMLSEREREVLARLATQAGTWEAAAGLACCRVLDPAGDEVVNVISRLVTRSLVAVSVSGPQRRYAVLEPVRQFCREKLAPEDLAEARNSLAVFYAQQVRRNDEQLRGAAQEDAFRRMDLDAPNIRQSLEWAVTGGDPLLGLRIAVGMSWYWVQRGRVDEGSDWLRRALDRTVAGKGEDDPALALEAVTWEAAMKRLRGILCDIDALRLDRWPESRSELGLLRARGLLAVVLPVGESTVDLVGQTLATCRRLDYRWGEAAVLSTRALTHLRRGAFDKARDDAERSVGGFLDLGDQWGVIHASDCLAALSTIAGDLDGAERLHRRSMAVATHLGLWPKVSHLLCELGQLALRSGRTDEAESFFQEALHLAVRQDIPAQQQVCELGQATVERHRGDHLRASARLERWLQWNMRVGWVEGEVRVRLERARLALARGRTDEARKDSAAARAAATELGDWPAVASACETLARAAILLDDRATAEECWREAKRTRRDMRVPATGEDAELLQDLDRYFVTQKV, from the coding sequence GTGACCACGGCCGCTGGGGTCGAGGTCACCGTCCCGGGGACCAAGGTCAGGGCTCTGCTTGTCGCGCTGCTGTCCGCCCGGCGCCGGCGGATCTCGGCGCCGGACCTCGTTCAGGAGCTGTGGCAGGCGGACGAGCCGCAGCGTCCGTTGCGGACGCTGCAGAGCAAGGTGTCACAGCTACGCAAGGCGCTGTCGGAGGCCGAACCCGGCGCGGGCGATCTGGTCGTCGGGGATCACGGCGGGTACATGCTGGACGCCGAACCGGGAACGGTGGACCTGGACCGCTTCGACCAGTGCATGGAGGACGCCTACGGCCGCGACGACGCCGGTGCGCGAGCGCGCGCGTTCGAGGGAGTGCTCGCGCTGTGGGACGGGTCCTACGAGCACCAGTACCGGTGGGCCGGCAACGGGTACGACGCCTTGATCCTGCGATGCGAGTCGCAGCGGCTGCAGGCCCGTGAAGAACTGCTGGACGCGTGGCTGGCCGCCGGTAGGGCCGAGCAGGTGGTGGCCGAGGCACCCGTGCTGGTGAGCCAGTACCCGGAGCGGGAGCGGATCACGGTCTCGTTGATGGGCGCGCTCCACGTGTGTGGCAGGCAGACCGAGGCCCTGGAGCTGTTCCGGCGTCAGGCGAAGCGACTGCGCGACGAACTCGGGCTCGAGCCCGGTCCCGAGATGTCCCGGATGCACCAGGCGATCCTGCGTCAGGACGCCGACATCGGTGTGGGCCGGCCGCTCCGCGGGCCCGCGCTCAGGCCCTCCGCTCGAACCAACCTGCCCCGGCACATGACCGCCCTGGTGGGCCGGGGCGCGGAGACGTCCTGGGTCCGCGCGGCCCTACGGACCAGACGGCTCGTGACGCTGACCGGTCCGGGCGGGGTGGGCAAGACCCGGCTGGCGGTGGAGGCGTCCAGGACGACGGTCCGCGACCATCCGGACGGCGTGTGGCTGGCAGACCTCTCGCACGTCGACGGCTCGGACGGCGACGCGGTGCAGCGGATCGTCGGATACCTGGCGGACCTCCTCGGTCTGGGCGAGCCGCAACGCGGTGCGCCACCGCTCGAATGGCTCGCGGGCGCCTTGTTCGACTCGCGCGTGCTCCTGGTGCTGGACAACTGCGAGCAGGTGCGGGACGCATGTGCCGAGCTCGCCCGAGCGATGGTCGAGCAGACTCCGGAGGCCCGTATCCTCGCGACCAGCCGGGAGCCGCTGGGAGTGCCGGGGGAGCTCGTCCACGCGGTCGCCCCCCTCGGCATCCCGGAGGCGGCAGGGAGCGACCTGCTGGCGTGGCCGGCCGTCCGGCTCCTGGTGGATCGGGCGCGGGACAGCGATCCGGCGTTCGACCCTCGCGCGGCGGATCCGGACGCGCTGCTGGAGATCTGCCGTCGGCTCAACGGGATTCCGTTGGCGATCGAGCTCGTGGCACCGCGGTTGCGCGCCATCGCCGCGGAGGAGATGGTCCGATGGCTCGACGACGAGATGTGGCTGATCGAGGTCGAGCTGAGCCACCTGCCCGCCCGCCAGCGGAGCATGTGGGCCGCGGTGGAGTGGAGCTGGCGGATGCTCTCCGAACGCGAGCGGGAGGTCCTGGCGCGGCTCGCCACGCAGGCCGGCACCTGGGAGGCGGCCGCGGGCCTGGCGTGCTGCCGGGTGCTCGATCCCGCCGGCGACGAGGTCGTCAACGTGATCTCCAGGCTCGTCACCCGGTCCCTGGTGGCCGTTTCGGTGTCCGGCCCGCAGCGTCGGTACGCGGTCCTGGAACCCGTGCGGCAGTTCTGCCGGGAGAAGCTCGCGCCCGAGGACCTCGCCGAAGCGCGGAACTCCCTGGCCGTGTTCTACGCCCAGCAGGTCCGGCGGAACGACGAGCAGTTGCGGGGTGCCGCGCAGGAGGATGCCTTCCGGCGCATGGATCTGGACGCCCCCAACATCCGGCAGAGCCTCGAATGGGCGGTGACCGGTGGCGACCCTTTGCTGGGGCTGCGCATCGCCGTCGGCATGTCCTGGTACTGGGTGCAGCGGGGGCGTGTCGACGAAGGGTCCGACTGGCTGCGCCGTGCACTGGACCGCACGGTCGCCGGCAAGGGAGAGGATGATCCGGCGCTGGCGCTGGAGGCGGTCACCTGGGAGGCGGCGATGAAGAGGCTGCGCGGGATCCTCTGCGACATCGACGCGCTCCGCCTCGACCGGTGGCCCGAGAGCCGGTCCGAACTGGGACTGCTCCGCGCGCGCGGGCTTCTCGCCGTCGTTCTGCCGGTCGGGGAGAGCACCGTGGATCTGGTCGGACAGACGCTCGCGACGTGCCGGCGGTTGGACTACCGCTGGGGCGAGGCGGCCGTCCTGAGCACCCGAGCCCTCACGCACCTGCGCCGAGGCGCCTTCGACAAGGCCCGCGACGACGCCGAGCGCAGCGTCGGCGGGTTCCTCGACCTGGGGGACCAGTGGGGTGTCATCCACGCCTCCGACTGTCTCGCCGCGCTGAGCACGATCGCCGGTGACCTGGACGGTGCCGAACGGCTGCACCGTCGCTCCATGGCCGTGGCCACCCACCTCGGGCTCTGGCCCAAGGTGAGCCACCTGCTGTGCGAGCTCGGTCAGCTGGCCCTGCGGTCGGGCCGGACGGACGAGGCGGAATCCTTCTTCCAGGAGGCGCTGCACCTGGCTGTCAGGCAGGACATTCCCGCGCAGCAGCAGGTGTGCGAACTTGGTCAGGCCACCGTGGAGCGCCACCGCGGCGACCATCTGCGGGCATCGGCGCGGCTGGAGCGATGGCTGCAGTGGAACATGCGCGTCGGCTGGGTCGAGGGAGAGGTCCGGGTCCGGCTCGAGCGGGCCCGGCTGGCGCTCGCCCGCGGCCGTACGGACGAGGCCCGGAAGGACTCCGCCGCCGCGCGGGCGGCGGCGACCGAGCTCGGGGACTGGCCCGCGGTAGCCAGCGCCTGTGAGACCCTGGCGCGGGCCGCGATCCTCCTGGACGACCGGGCCACGGCGGAGGAATGCTGGCGGGAGGCGAAACGGACCCGCCGGGACATGCGTGTCCCCGCCACCGGTGAGGATGCCGAGTTGCTCCAGGACCTGGACCGGTACTTCGTGACGCAGAAGGTCTGA